The following are encoded in a window of Hippoglossus stenolepis isolate QCI-W04-F060 chromosome 10, HSTE1.2, whole genome shotgun sequence genomic DNA:
- the kiaa0586 gene encoding protein TALPID3 isoform X1, producing MKHAPSARDSSAALRPDQSSCSSDTGDALIRSTRTPLPDLDWRREAGPGPGSVQINVQKLLKTRPSPDTGAPPRAAADGQPGKSSGHDLLTSRFTPGCRGIVLAALKQRSHSAPRRREVKVKLLNPGPLQTSSQDAVGVAGVRTQEELFSGRLGDVTNAAAAAAAAAVAATAPLIKAQSDMEARVCQLTDGVQRLLQADREDGERGWGLNQRTQQHQETLHSQQLQSQLLESALKIVTGHAPMTSTASDLTVSGPNPNPSRLEVTHLDTAANAHSNQQQSSPATRAATALETDPVAIATPSCDRRPEQTRGEFYHQAAPSVTSALQLRKETHSQSPANPSRVAASEANEVMREMGRLKSEIKMLLTQPQDSVKTTRPPPDQHKSQQNLLHSQQIQDQQSQSQRPQHQQNSSHTQPIQSQQPYSDQTKSQPNHFQSQQSRFQQNQSQSRKVPSHQIQPQQNQSQFHSQSVMVHRGLVVPSMLEEAGGVLRQVRRQKKVLEENLEALLRAKNGEVLHCQLEALAANRDWTQEVRIKRTVDAWISTLSKDVQAETSSERAARSSAPSGRGRPISVLRQTGSKVAGPRGGPGQKAGHRTVQGAEPVPGGLIDREQVEGESYLTRLYGRAPYEGLRRTLKKSPYLRFTSPGSPLNRKPRPRLVESVRGVKVKSCKTQTSLTPPLSPSPGRLHHRLIFSSSHIMPGDPADLTVTPADTVPMAIPLGRRRVDSSSRCVTQHQQEMTSPPTPPTTFTVAAVVGAPEQQPQREEQLNAGEAPPLAPSHVVIETESEEEEDEENAFPGADFLSVADVLQVSSALPQEEESVVGEEAVELDGGPSPAPFMYQGPAFPPQACSALLAQGQASTLDTDQQRDALEERLVEWVEQQLMSRMISEMYRPPPSDPTHNLSTDHSELEEQSFTSDIVEAAGGGGLQLFVDSNVLVDSALIRQLVNEVLTETVVLMLGQRDALDTGSEPGLEPTTPGPAAHQEDNRVPLVPTPVPTPPPSPTITINRITPPTTPPTSEPTSLLIEECPQPITAAELKATPTPTPDPAPSAGSPPPLHQAPPPLTWLEAELPLDEERPEEHLDTEQQPLVMTVQEEDPPLSSPSVSSPSPRGPDADPGPASPSSSVSSSSAALKHISEGEVVISVNQLTTTTEEGAVCSFSSSLQELHDMDYDPPSEGQVRGHGLLLTLLTKMEQGVTPRGERPQPEGSWGRQDQGQEEEVSMGEVRDNRTTKPHRTTNPTDFSRSTAARRGQSSSPGQISQCSAEHEEEEEEEGGTRRMDVHLPSVRVEEEEEVMEEVSAAADTDSSTNDVF from the exons ATGAAACATGCTCCGTCAGCCCGGGACTCATCTGCCGCCCTCAGGCCGGACCagtcctcctgcagctcggACACCGGGGACGCTCTGATCCGCTCCACCAGGACCCCCCTCCCGGACCTGGACTGGAGACGTGAAGCTGGACCAGGACCCGGATCGGTCCAGATAAACGTCCAGAAGCTGCTAAAGACCCGACCGAGTCCCGACACTGGTGCTCCTCCGCGGGCAGCGGCGGACGGGCAGCCCGGTAAGAGCTCCG GTCACGACCTCCTGACGTCACGTTTCACCCCCGGATGTCGAGGAATCGTACTCGCAGCTCTGAAACAACG cTCTCACAGCGCCCCCCGCAGGAGGGAAGTCAAAGTGAAGCTGCTGAACCCGGGGCCACTCCAGACCAGCTCCCAGGATGCAGTTGGTGTTGCGGGGGTCCGGACTCAGGAGGAGCTGTTCTCTGGTCGTCTGGGAGACGTCACCaacgcagcagcagctgctgcagcggcAGCGGTCGCAGCTACTGCTCCTCTCATCAAG GCCCAGTCAGATATGGAGGCCCGGGTGTGTCAGCTGACGGACGGCGTTCAGCGGCTGCTGCAGGCCGACAG GGAGGATGGGGAAAGGGGGTGGGGCCTAAACCAGCGGAcgcagcagcaccaggagacGCTGCACAGTCAACAGCTGCAG AGCCAGCTGCTGGAGTCGGCCCTCAAGATAGTGACAGGCCACGCCCCCATGACCTCTACAGCTTCTGACCTCACAGTCTCTGGTCCCAACCCTAACCCATCTCGTCTGGAGGTCACACACCTGGAcactgcag CAAACGCCCACAGCAACCAGCAGCAAAGCTCCCCGGCAACCAGAGCTGCCACTGCCTTGGAGACCGACCCAGTTGCCATAGCAACACCCAGCTGTGACCGAAGGCCAGAGCAAACCAG GGGGGAGTTCTATCACCAAGCTGCTCCCAGCGTAACCTCAGCACTGCAGCTACGCAAAGAGACTCACTCACAGTCTCCTGCCAATCCCAGTCGAGTGGCAGCGAGTGAAGCCAACGAGGTGATGAGGGAGATGGGACGCCTGAAATCTGAGATAAAGATGCTGCTGACG CAGCCACAAGACTCTGTGAAAACTACCAGGCCTCCACCGGACCAACACAAGTCTCAGCAAAACCTGCTCCATTCCCAACAAATCCAGGACCAGCAGTCCCAGTCCCAACGACCTCAGCACCAACAAAACAGCTCCCACACCCAACCAATTCAGTCCCAACAACCCTATTCTGATCAAACCAAGTCTCAACCAAACCACTTCCAGTCCCAACAATCCAGGTTCCAACAAAACCAGTCTCAGTCCAGAAAAGTCCCGTCCCATCAAATCCAGCCCCAACAAAATCAGAGCCAGTTCCATTCCCAGTCTGTGATGGTCCACAGAGGGCTTGTGGTACCGTCCATGTTGGAGGAGGCGGGTGGGGTTCTGCGTCAGGTTCGGAGACAGAAGAAGGTTCTGGAGGAGAACCTGGAGGCTCTGCTGAGAGCCAAGAACGGAGAGGTCCTTCACTGCCAACTGGAGGCACTGGCTGCCAACAG AGACTGGACTCAGGAGGTTCGGATCAAGAGGACGGTGGACGCCTGGATCAGCACTTTGTCCAAAGACGTCCAG GCTGAGACGTCCTCAGAGAGGGCTGCCAGGAGCTCCGCCCCCTCAGGGAGGGGTAGGCCAATCAGTGTgctcagacagacaggaagtaaggTAGCAGGGCCGAGAGGAGGTCCAGGACAGAAAGCTGGACACAGAACG GTgcagggggcggagcctgtCCCAGGTGGGCTGATAGACAGAGAACAGGTGGAGGGAGAGTCGTACCTGACACGTCTGTACGGCCGAGCTCCGTATGAAGGTCTGAGACGAACCCTGAAGAAGAGTCCATACCTTCGCTTCACCTCACCTGGGTCACCACTCAACAGGAAGCCCCGCCCCCGCCTGGTGGAGAGCgtcagag gtgTGAAGGTAAAGTCTTGTAAGACTCAGACCAGTTTGACTCCTCCCCTCAGTCCATCACCTGGACGACTGCATCATCGCCTCATCTTCAGCTCCTCCCACATTATGCCAGGTGACCCGGCTGACCTTACAGTGACCCCTGCTGACACTGTTCCCATGGCGATCCCACTGG GTCGTCGCAGGGTGGACTCTTCCTCCAGGTGTGTCACTCAGCATCagcaggaaatgacatcaccacCCACACCTCCCACCACATTCACTGTGGCTGCAGTGGTCGGAGCACCTGAGCAACAACCACAG agggaggagcagcTGAATGCTGGAGAAGCTCCGCCTCTTGCTCCATCACACGTTGTCATcgagacagagagcgaggaagaggaggatgaggagaacgCCTTCCCTGgtgctgacttcctgtctgtggctGATGTCCTCCAG gtttcctctgctctcccccaggaggaggagagtgtggTGGGGGAGGAGGCTGTGGAGCTGGACGGGGGTCCGTCTCCTGCTCCGTTCATGTACCAGGGTCCAGCTTTCCCTCCTCAGGCCTGCTCTGCCCTCCTTGCCCAGGGTCAGGCCTCCACCCTGGACACAGACCAGCAGAGAGACGCCCTGGAGGAGCGGCTGGTGGAGTG ggtggagcagcagctgatgtccaGGATGATCTCAGAGATGTACCGCCCCCCTCCCTCTGACCCAACCCACAACCTTTCCACTGACCACTCAGAGCTTGAGGAGCAGAGCTTCACCTCAGACATTG TGGAGGCGGCCGGAGGTGGAGGACTGCAGCTCTTTGTCGACTCCAACGTGTTGGTGGACTCGGCTCTGATCAGGCAGCTGGTTAACGAGGTTCTGACCGAGACTGTGGTGTTGATGCTGGGACAGAGGGATGCACTGGACACAGGATCAGAACCAGGACTGGAACCAACGACACCAGGACCAGCAGCACATCAGGAG GACAACAGGGTTCCACTGGTTCCCACACCAGTACCGACCCCTCCACCCAGCCCGACCATTACCATCAACCGAATCACGCCCCCGACCACGCCCCCGACATCTGAGCCAACCAGCCTGCTGATTGAGGAGTGtcctcaaccaatcacagctgCAG AGCTCAAGGCCACGCCCACACCCACTCCTGACCCCGCCCCATCAGCAGGAAGTCCACCTCCCCTTCATCAAGCCCCGCCCCCTCTGACCTGGCTAGAGGCTGAGCTGCCATTGGACGAGGAGCGACCAGAGGAGCACCTGGATACAGAGCAACAACCGCT GGTGATGACAGTACAAGAGGAGgaccctcctctctcctccccctccgtgTCCTCGCCGTCTCCTCGTGGTCCTGATGCTGACCCTGGACCAGCGTCCCCCTCCAGCtctgtgagcagcagctctgcagcattGAAACACATCTCAGAGGGAGAGGTGGTCATCAGTGTCAACCAGCTAACTACTACGACAG aggAGGGGGCCGTCTGCAGTTTCTCCAGCTCTCTACAGGAGCTGCACGACATG GACTATGACCCCCCCAGTGAAGgccaggtcagaggtcacggccTCCTGCTGACCCTGCTGACCAAGATGGAGCAGGGAGTCACACCCCGAGGAGAGAGACCACAAcctgag ggcTCCTGGGGGAGGCAGGACCAgggccaggaggaggaggtgagcatgggagaggtgagagacaaTCGCACTACAAAACCTCACAGGACTACAAATCCCACGGACTTCAGTAGGAGTACGGCAGCCCGGCGGGGTCAGAGCTCTTCACCTGGACAGATCAGTCAGTGTTCAG ccgaacacgaggaggaggaggaggaggagggaggaaccAGGAGGATGGATGTTCATCTGCCTTcagtcagagtggaggaggaggaggaggtgatggaggaggtcagtgcagcagctgatACAGACTCCTCCACCAATGATGTTTTCTAG
- the kiaa0586 gene encoding protein TALPID3 isoform X4, whose translation MKHAPSARDSSAALRPDQSSCSSDTGDALIRSTRTPLPDLDWRREAGPGPGSVQINVQKLLKTRPSPDTGAPPRAAADGQPGHDLLTSRFTPGCRGIVLAALKQRSHSAPRRREVKVKLLNPGPLQTSSQDAVGVAGVRTQEELFSGRLGDVTNAAAAAAAAAVAATAPLIKAQSDMEARVCQLTDGVQRLLQADREDGERGWGLNQRTQQHQETLHSQQLQSQLLESALKIVTGHAPMTSTASDLTVSGPNPNPSRLEVTHLDTAANAHSNQQQSSPATRAATALETDPVAIATPSCDRRPEQTRGEFYHQAAPSVTSALQLRKETHSQSPANPSRVAASEANEVMREMGRLKSEIKMLLTQPQDSVKTTRPPPDQHKSQQNLLHSQQIQDQQSQSQRPQHQQNSSHTQPIQSQQPYSDQTKSQPNHFQSQQSRFQQNQSQSRKVPSHQIQPQQNQSQFHSQSVMVHRGLVVPSMLEEAGGVLRQVRRQKKVLEENLEALLRAKNGEVLHCQLEALAANRDWTQEVRIKRTVDAWISTLSKDVQAETSSERAARSSAPSGRGRPISVLRQTGSKVAGPRGGPGQKAGHRTVQGAEPVPGGLIDREQVEGESYLTRLYGRAPYEGLRRTLKKSPYLRFTSPGSPLNRKPRPRLVESVRGVKVKSCKTQTSLTPPLSPSPGRLHHRLIFSSSHIMPGDPADLTVTPADTVPMAIPLGRRRVDSSSRCVTQHQQEMTSPPTPPTTFTVAAVVGAPEQQPQREEQLNAGEAPPLAPSHVVIETESEEEEDEENAFPGADFLSVADVLQVSSALPQEEESVVGEEAVELDGGPSPAPFMYQGPAFPPQACSALLAQGQASTLDTDQQRDALEERLVEWVEQQLMSRMISEMYRPPPSDPTHNLSTDHSELEEQSFTSDIVEAAGGGGLQLFVDSNVLVDSALIRQLVNEVLTETVVLMLGQRDALDTGSEPGLEPTTPGPAAHQEDNRVPLVPTPVPTPPPSPTITINRITPPTTPPTSEPTSLLIEECPQPITAAELKATPTPTPDPAPSAGSPPPLHQAPPPLTWLEAELPLDEERPEEHLDTEQQPLVMTVQEEDPPLSSPSVSSPSPRGPDADPGPASPSSSVSSSSAALKHISEGEVVISVNQLTTTTEEGAVCSFSSSLQELHDMDYDPPSEGQVRGHGLLLTLLTKMEQGVTPRGERPQPEGSWGRQDQGQEEEVSMGEVRDNRTTKPHRTTNPTDFSRSTAARRGQSSSPGQISQCSAEHEEEEEEEGGTRRMDVHLPSVRVEEEEEVMEEVSAAADTDSSTNDVF comes from the exons ATGAAACATGCTCCGTCAGCCCGGGACTCATCTGCCGCCCTCAGGCCGGACCagtcctcctgcagctcggACACCGGGGACGCTCTGATCCGCTCCACCAGGACCCCCCTCCCGGACCTGGACTGGAGACGTGAAGCTGGACCAGGACCCGGATCGGTCCAGATAAACGTCCAGAAGCTGCTAAAGACCCGACCGAGTCCCGACACTGGTGCTCCTCCGCGGGCAGCGGCGGACGGGCAGCCCG GTCACGACCTCCTGACGTCACGTTTCACCCCCGGATGTCGAGGAATCGTACTCGCAGCTCTGAAACAACG cTCTCACAGCGCCCCCCGCAGGAGGGAAGTCAAAGTGAAGCTGCTGAACCCGGGGCCACTCCAGACCAGCTCCCAGGATGCAGTTGGTGTTGCGGGGGTCCGGACTCAGGAGGAGCTGTTCTCTGGTCGTCTGGGAGACGTCACCaacgcagcagcagctgctgcagcggcAGCGGTCGCAGCTACTGCTCCTCTCATCAAG GCCCAGTCAGATATGGAGGCCCGGGTGTGTCAGCTGACGGACGGCGTTCAGCGGCTGCTGCAGGCCGACAG GGAGGATGGGGAAAGGGGGTGGGGCCTAAACCAGCGGAcgcagcagcaccaggagacGCTGCACAGTCAACAGCTGCAG AGCCAGCTGCTGGAGTCGGCCCTCAAGATAGTGACAGGCCACGCCCCCATGACCTCTACAGCTTCTGACCTCACAGTCTCTGGTCCCAACCCTAACCCATCTCGTCTGGAGGTCACACACCTGGAcactgcag CAAACGCCCACAGCAACCAGCAGCAAAGCTCCCCGGCAACCAGAGCTGCCACTGCCTTGGAGACCGACCCAGTTGCCATAGCAACACCCAGCTGTGACCGAAGGCCAGAGCAAACCAG GGGGGAGTTCTATCACCAAGCTGCTCCCAGCGTAACCTCAGCACTGCAGCTACGCAAAGAGACTCACTCACAGTCTCCTGCCAATCCCAGTCGAGTGGCAGCGAGTGAAGCCAACGAGGTGATGAGGGAGATGGGACGCCTGAAATCTGAGATAAAGATGCTGCTGACG CAGCCACAAGACTCTGTGAAAACTACCAGGCCTCCACCGGACCAACACAAGTCTCAGCAAAACCTGCTCCATTCCCAACAAATCCAGGACCAGCAGTCCCAGTCCCAACGACCTCAGCACCAACAAAACAGCTCCCACACCCAACCAATTCAGTCCCAACAACCCTATTCTGATCAAACCAAGTCTCAACCAAACCACTTCCAGTCCCAACAATCCAGGTTCCAACAAAACCAGTCTCAGTCCAGAAAAGTCCCGTCCCATCAAATCCAGCCCCAACAAAATCAGAGCCAGTTCCATTCCCAGTCTGTGATGGTCCACAGAGGGCTTGTGGTACCGTCCATGTTGGAGGAGGCGGGTGGGGTTCTGCGTCAGGTTCGGAGACAGAAGAAGGTTCTGGAGGAGAACCTGGAGGCTCTGCTGAGAGCCAAGAACGGAGAGGTCCTTCACTGCCAACTGGAGGCACTGGCTGCCAACAG AGACTGGACTCAGGAGGTTCGGATCAAGAGGACGGTGGACGCCTGGATCAGCACTTTGTCCAAAGACGTCCAG GCTGAGACGTCCTCAGAGAGGGCTGCCAGGAGCTCCGCCCCCTCAGGGAGGGGTAGGCCAATCAGTGTgctcagacagacaggaagtaaggTAGCAGGGCCGAGAGGAGGTCCAGGACAGAAAGCTGGACACAGAACG GTgcagggggcggagcctgtCCCAGGTGGGCTGATAGACAGAGAACAGGTGGAGGGAGAGTCGTACCTGACACGTCTGTACGGCCGAGCTCCGTATGAAGGTCTGAGACGAACCCTGAAGAAGAGTCCATACCTTCGCTTCACCTCACCTGGGTCACCACTCAACAGGAAGCCCCGCCCCCGCCTGGTGGAGAGCgtcagag gtgTGAAGGTAAAGTCTTGTAAGACTCAGACCAGTTTGACTCCTCCCCTCAGTCCATCACCTGGACGACTGCATCATCGCCTCATCTTCAGCTCCTCCCACATTATGCCAGGTGACCCGGCTGACCTTACAGTGACCCCTGCTGACACTGTTCCCATGGCGATCCCACTGG GTCGTCGCAGGGTGGACTCTTCCTCCAGGTGTGTCACTCAGCATCagcaggaaatgacatcaccacCCACACCTCCCACCACATTCACTGTGGCTGCAGTGGTCGGAGCACCTGAGCAACAACCACAG agggaggagcagcTGAATGCTGGAGAAGCTCCGCCTCTTGCTCCATCACACGTTGTCATcgagacagagagcgaggaagaggaggatgaggagaacgCCTTCCCTGgtgctgacttcctgtctgtggctGATGTCCTCCAG gtttcctctgctctcccccaggaggaggagagtgtggTGGGGGAGGAGGCTGTGGAGCTGGACGGGGGTCCGTCTCCTGCTCCGTTCATGTACCAGGGTCCAGCTTTCCCTCCTCAGGCCTGCTCTGCCCTCCTTGCCCAGGGTCAGGCCTCCACCCTGGACACAGACCAGCAGAGAGACGCCCTGGAGGAGCGGCTGGTGGAGTG ggtggagcagcagctgatgtccaGGATGATCTCAGAGATGTACCGCCCCCCTCCCTCTGACCCAACCCACAACCTTTCCACTGACCACTCAGAGCTTGAGGAGCAGAGCTTCACCTCAGACATTG TGGAGGCGGCCGGAGGTGGAGGACTGCAGCTCTTTGTCGACTCCAACGTGTTGGTGGACTCGGCTCTGATCAGGCAGCTGGTTAACGAGGTTCTGACCGAGACTGTGGTGTTGATGCTGGGACAGAGGGATGCACTGGACACAGGATCAGAACCAGGACTGGAACCAACGACACCAGGACCAGCAGCACATCAGGAG GACAACAGGGTTCCACTGGTTCCCACACCAGTACCGACCCCTCCACCCAGCCCGACCATTACCATCAACCGAATCACGCCCCCGACCACGCCCCCGACATCTGAGCCAACCAGCCTGCTGATTGAGGAGTGtcctcaaccaatcacagctgCAG AGCTCAAGGCCACGCCCACACCCACTCCTGACCCCGCCCCATCAGCAGGAAGTCCACCTCCCCTTCATCAAGCCCCGCCCCCTCTGACCTGGCTAGAGGCTGAGCTGCCATTGGACGAGGAGCGACCAGAGGAGCACCTGGATACAGAGCAACAACCGCT GGTGATGACAGTACAAGAGGAGgaccctcctctctcctccccctccgtgTCCTCGCCGTCTCCTCGTGGTCCTGATGCTGACCCTGGACCAGCGTCCCCCTCCAGCtctgtgagcagcagctctgcagcattGAAACACATCTCAGAGGGAGAGGTGGTCATCAGTGTCAACCAGCTAACTACTACGACAG aggAGGGGGCCGTCTGCAGTTTCTCCAGCTCTCTACAGGAGCTGCACGACATG GACTATGACCCCCCCAGTGAAGgccaggtcagaggtcacggccTCCTGCTGACCCTGCTGACCAAGATGGAGCAGGGAGTCACACCCCGAGGAGAGAGACCACAAcctgag ggcTCCTGGGGGAGGCAGGACCAgggccaggaggaggaggtgagcatgggagaggtgagagacaaTCGCACTACAAAACCTCACAGGACTACAAATCCCACGGACTTCAGTAGGAGTACGGCAGCCCGGCGGGGTCAGAGCTCTTCACCTGGACAGATCAGTCAGTGTTCAG ccgaacacgaggaggaggaggaggaggagggaggaaccAGGAGGATGGATGTTCATCTGCCTTcagtcagagtggaggaggaggaggaggtgatggaggaggtcagtgcagcagctgatACAGACTCCTCCACCAATGATGTTTTCTAG